A stretch of Microbacterium sp. 4R-513 DNA encodes these proteins:
- a CDS encoding zinc-ribbon domain-containing protein produces MAERVEAWWARRQFSRGVEVPYEIGTYREAWAPYPMLIRQYHPDLNAGITLTQIPPAADVLLLWQCEAGHLFAATPSEQRSRPGAERRRSAWCPECATLAKPQRVRPAGQTRTKRPRPTRPLCEKTPALPVGEPFVSECAPKPASAVEARLRADLFARLGVTPGFNAVRVSRPFFSHLEVWPDLVLPELRIAVEYDSTGKFGLEHVGAREDSDRRKDRLLRSAGWEVVRIRTGKLEKLGPHDLQLSGLGKKGVERLIDAFRDIRGPLFVDAYLR; encoded by the coding sequence ATGGCGGAGCGGGTCGAGGCGTGGTGGGCGCGGCGTCAGTTCTCGCGCGGCGTCGAGGTGCCGTACGAGATCGGCACCTACCGCGAGGCGTGGGCGCCGTACCCGATGCTCATCCGGCAGTACCATCCCGACCTCAACGCCGGGATCACGCTGACCCAGATCCCACCCGCTGCCGACGTGCTGCTCCTGTGGCAGTGCGAGGCGGGGCACCTGTTCGCCGCGACGCCGAGCGAGCAGCGCTCACGACCCGGCGCCGAGCGCCGGCGGTCGGCCTGGTGCCCGGAGTGCGCGACTCTTGCGAAGCCTCAGCGGGTGCGTCCCGCAGGTCAGACGCGCACGAAACGCCCCCGGCCGACGCGGCCGCTGTGCGAGAAGACGCCCGCTCTTCCGGTCGGAGAGCCGTTCGTGAGCGAGTGCGCGCCCAAGCCGGCGTCGGCCGTCGAGGCGAGGCTGCGGGCAGACCTGTTCGCCCGGCTCGGCGTGACGCCCGGGTTCAACGCCGTGCGCGTCAGCCGCCCCTTCTTCAGCCATCTCGAGGTGTGGCCCGACCTCGTGCTCCCCGAGCTGCGGATCGCGGTCGAATACGACAGCACCGGCAAGTTCGGCCTCGAGCACGTCGGCGCCCGAGAGGATTCCGACCGCCGCAAGGACCGGCTGCTGCGCTCGGCGGGATGGGAGGTCGTGAGGATCCGCACCGGGAAGCTCGAGAAGCTCGGACCCCACGACCTGCAGCTCTCCGGCCTCGGCAAGAAGGGCGTCGAGCGGCTCATCGACGCCTTCCGCGACATCCGCGGACCGTTGTTCGTCGACGCCTACCTCCGCTAG
- a CDS encoding tannase/feruloyl esterase family alpha/beta hydrolase codes for MRKRKLAVAAAIAALLAGVWAGSPAQAKQPAAAFGQEQCAALTGLEISKKAIDLPTTGATVTQAQWVASPNGQCRVNGAIHPVDPAAPDIMFQVNLPDNWNGRALQMGGGGLNGTLVNGLGAYRNQPPGQPTPLQQGYVTLGSDGGHQGAGGSFALNDEALLNYGQQSIKKTHDVAVSLIDAAYKAKPSYFYFIGFSQGGHEALDAAARYSKDYDGVVAGTPTYNVTMMHAGHGSVYRDALYENGGAGWVNPAKQTLLVNSVYATCDPIDGATDGIISDTQGCLETFDVQTLRCAGGADLGDSCLSDAQIATLDTLASDNDLGFEIAGNSVAARFPVYNGGLLTLGRYNLGLTQVPHNPATSQDAWHYQVGDTNAKWFVTKDPTLNYLDFDIHAYEDRIQELGTIMDTTDVSFQQAFAKKVKVLMYTGMADDGVSPYNTIQLYDRVVADLGEKKVDSFLRFYTIPGMSHGFGPFVAGWDSLTALQNGVENGVAPGPQTIVDTNAATAGRTRPLCEYPTWPKFTGADSNSAASFTCVP; via the coding sequence ATGCGGAAGCGCAAACTCGCCGTCGCGGCGGCGATCGCTGCTCTGCTGGCGGGCGTGTGGGCAGGCAGCCCCGCGCAGGCCAAGCAGCCGGCCGCGGCATTCGGGCAGGAACAGTGCGCGGCACTGACCGGCCTGGAGATCAGCAAGAAGGCCATCGACCTGCCGACGACGGGCGCGACGGTCACGCAGGCGCAATGGGTCGCGTCGCCCAACGGGCAATGCCGGGTGAACGGGGCGATCCACCCCGTCGATCCGGCGGCGCCCGACATCATGTTCCAGGTCAACCTCCCCGACAACTGGAACGGCCGCGCCCTCCAGATGGGCGGCGGCGGGCTCAACGGCACGCTCGTCAACGGGCTCGGTGCGTACCGCAATCAGCCTCCCGGACAGCCGACGCCGCTCCAGCAGGGCTACGTGACCCTCGGGTCGGACGGCGGCCACCAAGGCGCGGGCGGAAGCTTCGCCCTCAACGACGAAGCACTGCTCAACTACGGCCAGCAGTCGATCAAGAAGACGCACGACGTCGCCGTCTCGCTCATCGATGCGGCCTACAAGGCCAAGCCCTCGTACTTCTACTTCATCGGCTTCTCGCAGGGCGGCCATGAGGCGCTCGACGCCGCCGCTCGCTATTCGAAGGACTACGACGGTGTCGTGGCGGGAACGCCGACCTACAACGTCACGATGATGCACGCGGGACATGGCTCCGTCTACCGGGATGCGCTTTACGAGAACGGCGGCGCCGGCTGGGTGAATCCGGCGAAGCAGACGCTGCTCGTGAACAGCGTCTACGCGACGTGCGATCCGATCGACGGCGCCACGGACGGCATCATCTCGGACACGCAGGGATGCCTCGAGACGTTCGACGTGCAGACGCTCCGGTGCGCAGGCGGCGCCGATCTCGGCGACTCCTGCCTCTCCGATGCCCAGATCGCGACGCTCGACACCCTCGCGTCCGACAACGACCTCGGCTTCGAGATCGCGGGCAACAGCGTCGCGGCCAGATTCCCGGTCTACAACGGCGGCCTGCTCACCCTCGGCAGGTACAACCTCGGTCTGACACAGGTGCCGCACAATCCCGCGACAAGTCAGGATGCCTGGCACTACCAGGTCGGCGACACCAACGCGAAGTGGTTCGTCACGAAGGACCCGACGCTGAACTACCTGGACTTCGACATCCACGCGTATGAGGACCGGATCCAGGAGCTCGGCACGATCATGGACACGACCGACGTGAGCTTCCAGCAGGCGTTCGCCAAGAAGGTGAAAGTGCTGATGTACACCGGCATGGCCGATGACGGGGTCTCCCCTTACAACACGATCCAGCTCTACGACCGGGTGGTCGCCGACCTGGGTGAGAAGAAGGTCGACTCGTTCCTCAGGTTCTACACGATCCCCGGGATGAGCCATGGCTTCGGCCCCTTCGTCGCCGGCTGGGACTCGCTCACGGCGCTGCAGAACGGGGTCGAGAACGGCGTGGCGCCGGGGCCGCAGACCATCGTCGACACCAACGCTGCGACGGCGGGCCGCACCCGACCGCTCTGCGAGTACCCCACGTGGCCGAAGTTCACGGGTGCGGACTCGAACAGCGCGGCAAGCTTCACCTGCGTCCCCTGA
- a CDS encoding acyl-CoA dehydrogenase family protein — MTGSTIDPHFRSASDLLDLDDEFSAAERAVRDTVREFVGRSIRPRIAEWFETATFPVEIVPEIAELGLLGMHLDGYGCAGRSAVEYGLAMQELEAGDSGIRTFVSVQGSLAMTAIRRHGSEEQRQEWLPRMARGEAIGCFGLTEPTAGSDPASMRTTARLEGGEWVLEGAKRWIGLASIADVAIIWARADEGVRGFVVPTSTPGFRATPIGQKLSMRASIQCDIELCDVRLPETAVLPGAIGLKGPFSCLNEARYGIAWGAVGAARDCFDETLAYALERQQFGRPLAGFQLTQQKLVDWALEIQKAQLLALHLGRRKDAGALEPHMISAAKLNNTRIAIEIAREARAVLGGNGITLDHSPLRHANNLESVRTYEGTDEVHTLVLGQHITGIPAFRG, encoded by the coding sequence GTGACCGGCAGCACCATCGATCCCCACTTCCGCTCCGCCAGCGACCTGCTGGATCTCGACGACGAGTTCTCGGCGGCCGAGCGCGCCGTGCGCGACACCGTCCGTGAGTTCGTGGGCCGCAGCATCCGTCCCCGCATCGCGGAATGGTTCGAGACGGCGACCTTCCCCGTCGAGATCGTGCCCGAGATCGCGGAGCTGGGTCTTCTGGGGATGCACCTCGACGGCTACGGCTGCGCCGGGCGATCGGCCGTCGAGTACGGGCTCGCGATGCAGGAGCTGGAAGCGGGGGATTCCGGCATCCGGACCTTCGTCTCGGTGCAGGGTTCGCTCGCGATGACCGCGATCCGCCGTCACGGGTCGGAGGAGCAGCGCCAGGAGTGGCTTCCGCGGATGGCGCGCGGCGAGGCGATCGGATGCTTCGGCCTCACCGAGCCGACCGCGGGCTCGGACCCGGCGAGCATGCGCACCACGGCGCGCCTGGAGGGCGGCGAGTGGGTGCTCGAGGGCGCCAAGCGCTGGATCGGCCTCGCGTCGATCGCCGACGTCGCGATCATCTGGGCCCGCGCGGACGAGGGCGTTCGGGGATTCGTGGTGCCGACCTCGACTCCCGGCTTCAGGGCGACGCCGATCGGGCAGAAGCTCTCGATGCGCGCCTCGATCCAGTGCGACATCGAGCTCTGCGATGTGCGGCTGCCCGAGACCGCGGTGCTGCCGGGTGCCATCGGTCTCAAGGGGCCGTTCTCGTGCCTCAACGAGGCCCGCTACGGCATCGCGTGGGGAGCCGTCGGCGCAGCGCGCGACTGCTTCGACGAGACCCTCGCCTATGCCCTCGAGCGACAGCAGTTCGGCCGTCCGCTCGCCGGCTTCCAGCTGACGCAGCAGAAGCTCGTCGACTGGGCGCTCGAGATCCAGAAGGCGCAGCTGCTCGCGCTGCATCTCGGGCGGAGGAAGGATGCCGGGGCGCTCGAGCCGCACATGATCTCGGCGGCGAAGCTCAACAACACCCGCATCGCGATCGAGATCGCCCGCGAGGCCCGCGCCGTCCTCGGCGGCAACGGCATCACCCTCGACCACTCTCCGCTGCGCCATGCCAACAACCTCGAGTCGGTACGGACCTACGAGGGCACCGACGAGGTGCACACGCTGGTGCTCGGGCAGCACATCACCGGCATCCCCGCCTTCCGCGGCTGA
- a CDS encoding SRPBCC domain-containing protein — protein MTANPVSVVDEDRFTVRRTIHVAAPVEKVWSAVTAPEHISQWFGQARFEGSGVGARGTLTFPDYGAVPLRIEALDPERSVTYRWGNDDALGTPPAELDDARSTVFTFTLEPADGGTQLTVVESGFENTSDPASNLRAHSVGWNDELDKLVALLEGGA, from the coding sequence ATGACCGCCAATCCCGTCTCCGTCGTCGACGAGGACCGGTTCACCGTCCGCCGGACGATCCACGTCGCCGCGCCCGTCGAGAAGGTGTGGTCGGCCGTCACGGCGCCCGAGCACATCTCGCAATGGTTCGGCCAGGCGCGGTTCGAGGGCAGCGGCGTCGGCGCCCGAGGGACGCTGACCTTCCCGGACTACGGCGCCGTCCCGCTGCGGATCGAGGCCTTGGACCCCGAGCGCTCCGTCACCTACCGGTGGGGCAACGACGACGCGCTCGGCACGCCGCCGGCCGAGCTTGACGACGCCCGCTCGACCGTCTTCACCTTCACTCTTGAGCCCGCCGACGGCGGGACGCAGCTCACGGTCGTCGAGTCGGGGTTCGAGAACACGTCGGACCCGGCATCCAACCTCCGCGCGCACAGCGTCGGCTGGAACGACGAGCTCGACAAGCTCGTCGCACTCCTCGAGGGCGGCGCGTGA
- a CDS encoding metalloregulator ArsR/SmtB family transcription factor, whose product MTSETLVPMFAALGDETRWSILTALGEGDASASALAGRLPVTRQAIAKHLAVLEEVGLVESFRVGREVRYRVIGAALTATAQRLDAIGAEWDRRLAAIKRIAESL is encoded by the coding sequence GTGACGTCCGAGACCCTCGTTCCGATGTTCGCCGCACTCGGAGACGAGACCCGGTGGAGCATCCTGACGGCGCTCGGTGAGGGGGATGCCTCGGCATCCGCCCTCGCCGGGCGCCTCCCCGTGACCCGCCAGGCCATCGCGAAGCACCTGGCCGTGCTCGAAGAGGTCGGCCTCGTCGAGTCCTTCCGCGTCGGGCGAGAGGTGCGGTACCGGGTCATCGGCGCGGCTCTCACCGCGACCGCCCAGCGCCTCGACGCCATCGGCGCGGAGTGGGACCGCCGCCTCGCGGCGATCAAGCGCATCGCCGAGTCGCTCTAG
- a CDS encoding glycosyl hydrolase family 28-related protein yields MTRPRILLAAAAAASVTVAMLTAASPALAAKPTPPAQPVVTRAALDPALVAGRGADVGFVEQEAENAVTNGTVIGPSREAYELEAEASGRKAVRLAPGQYVEFTLPAAANAITVRYSLPDASKGGGVTAPLEVRAGHKKHTLAMTSQYGYLYNQYPFTNDPDAGLLHPDWWITECGCVPQSDQPGFEPPHPFRPMKFFDEERLLLGKTYAAGETIRLTAPAGVAWTVIDLLDTELVGLPYVTLKAANVVLFGADPTGRKDSASAIEKAIAFAQARGLTVYVPPGIYRVDRHIVVDDVTIEGAGSWYTKIKGSEVALATPSPDGSLHTGVGFYGKDAAAGGSSNVHLSGFAIEGDVRERIDTDQVNGIGGAFSDSSFSGLHIQHTKVGIWLDGPMSNVTIEDNVIVDQIADGVNLHLGVTDSVVRNNFIRNTGDDGLAAWAEQKADLPTNARNTFDHNTVQTPTLANGIAIYGGTDTTVSNNLVADTIREGSALHAGSRFGAHAFAGSLTFSGNTTARAGTFELNWKIGLGSIWFYVLNKSIDADIQVVGDHYLDSTYNAIMLVSDWPVKDQYTLTGLQFRDIQVDGAGTSVVSARVKGGASFENVDVRNIGWWGVNNCGSFDDPTYSHTSFFSTDLGGNDGVDSNEWHPGTNWLAYYLPNPYTCDDRPPVVAPPAPSPWVQPVG; encoded by the coding sequence ATGACACGTCCCCGGATCCTGCTCGCGGCGGCTGCCGCGGCATCCGTCACCGTCGCGATGCTCACTGCGGCGTCGCCGGCGCTCGCCGCGAAGCCCACGCCGCCTGCCCAGCCCGTCGTCACGCGAGCCGCCCTCGATCCGGCGCTCGTCGCGGGCCGCGGCGCCGACGTGGGGTTCGTCGAGCAGGAGGCCGAGAACGCCGTGACGAACGGCACAGTCATCGGACCGAGCCGCGAAGCCTATGAGCTCGAGGCGGAGGCCTCGGGTCGCAAAGCGGTTCGACTCGCTCCCGGACAGTACGTCGAGTTCACCCTCCCCGCGGCGGCGAACGCGATCACGGTCCGCTACAGCCTTCCGGATGCCTCGAAGGGCGGCGGCGTCACCGCGCCACTCGAGGTCAGGGCCGGGCACAAGAAGCACACGCTCGCGATGACGTCGCAGTACGGCTACCTTTACAACCAGTACCCGTTCACCAACGATCCCGACGCCGGACTCCTGCACCCGGACTGGTGGATCACCGAGTGCGGGTGCGTTCCGCAGTCCGACCAGCCGGGCTTCGAGCCGCCGCATCCGTTCCGGCCGATGAAGTTCTTCGACGAGGAGCGCCTGCTGCTCGGCAAGACGTATGCGGCGGGCGAGACCATCCGGCTCACCGCACCGGCCGGCGTCGCCTGGACCGTGATCGACCTTCTCGACACGGAGCTCGTGGGCCTCCCGTACGTCACGCTCAAGGCCGCGAACGTCGTGCTGTTCGGCGCCGATCCGACGGGACGGAAGGACTCGGCATCCGCCATCGAGAAGGCGATCGCGTTCGCGCAGGCGCGCGGGCTCACGGTCTACGTTCCGCCGGGGATCTACCGCGTGGACCGCCACATCGTCGTCGACGACGTGACGATCGAAGGCGCCGGCAGCTGGTACACGAAGATCAAGGGCTCCGAAGTCGCGCTCGCGACGCCGTCGCCGGACGGGTCGTTGCACACGGGCGTCGGCTTCTACGGGAAGGATGCCGCGGCCGGCGGCAGCTCGAACGTCCACCTGTCGGGCTTCGCGATCGAGGGCGACGTGCGCGAGCGCATCGACACCGACCAGGTCAACGGTATCGGGGGTGCGTTCAGCGACTCGAGCTTCTCGGGCCTGCACATCCAGCACACGAAGGTCGGCATCTGGCTCGACGGGCCCATGTCGAACGTCACGATCGAGGACAACGTCATCGTCGACCAGATCGCCGACGGCGTGAACCTGCACCTCGGCGTGACCGACTCCGTCGTGCGGAACAACTTCATCCGCAACACGGGGGACGACGGTCTCGCCGCGTGGGCGGAGCAGAAGGCCGACCTCCCGACGAATGCGCGCAACACGTTCGACCACAACACGGTGCAGACGCCGACGCTCGCTAACGGCATCGCGATCTACGGGGGCACCGACACGACGGTGTCGAACAACCTCGTCGCCGACACGATCCGCGAGGGGAGCGCCCTGCACGCGGGGTCGCGCTTCGGCGCGCACGCCTTCGCGGGGTCGCTGACCTTCTCCGGCAACACGACGGCGCGCGCCGGCACCTTCGAGCTCAACTGGAAGATCGGCCTGGGCTCGATCTGGTTCTACGTTCTCAACAAGTCCATCGACGCCGACATCCAGGTCGTCGGGGACCACTACCTCGACAGCACGTACAACGCGATCATGCTCGTCTCCGACTGGCCTGTGAAGGATCAGTACACCCTCACCGGGCTGCAGTTCCGTGACATCCAGGTCGACGGCGCGGGCACGTCGGTCGTGAGCGCGCGGGTCAAGGGCGGGGCATCCTTCGAGAACGTCGACGTGCGCAACATCGGCTGGTGGGGCGTCAACAACTGCGGCTCGTTCGACGACCCGACCTATTCGCACACTTCGTTCTTCTCGACCGACCTCGGCGGCAACGACGGCGTCGACAGCAACGAGTGGCACCCGGGCACCAACTGGCTCGCGTACTACCTGCCCAACCCCTACACGTGCGACGACCGCCCGCCGGTCGTCGCGCCGCCCGCGCCCTCGCCGTGGGTGCAGCCCGTGGGCTGA